One genomic segment of Ipomoea triloba cultivar NCNSP0323 chromosome 9, ASM357664v1 includes these proteins:
- the LOC116029766 gene encoding uncharacterized protein LOC116029766 — protein sequence MDKSWMDASRISQEYDDGVKNFINFAKNNLPGSNERLLCPCKKCCNQKRLCVKDVYDDLICHGINPSYTKWIWHGESNVATTSNMYVDNEANEDDESEDQLDEMFRDVREEFTDRSNELDELLKDSKLPLWTGCSEYTRLSAVLKLFNLKAGNGWSDKSFTALLEILKGMLPDDNELPKSTYDAKKILCPMGMGYKKIHVCPSDCILFRNDYKDLHECPICGASRFKTRENVAGKVSLKIPPAKVMWYLPILSRFKRMFANPSDAKNLTWHADQKISDGKLQHPADSHQWTTFDNAFPEFGHEPRNLSLGLCTDGMNPQYNI from the coding sequence atggataaaagttggatgGATGCTTCTCGAATTAGTCAAGAATAcgatgatggagttaaaaattttattaactttgcaAAGAATAACCTTCCGGGTAGTAATGAAAGGCTCCTTTGTCCTTGTAAGAAGTGTTGTAATCAGAAAAGATTATGTGTGAAAGACGTATATGATGATCTAATCTGTCATGGGATTAATCCATcttatacaaaatggatatggcatggtgaaagcAATGTGGCTACAACATCTAACATGTATGTCGACAAcgaagcaaatgaagatgatgagtctgAAGATCAATTAGATGAAATGTTTCGGGATGTTAGAGAGGAGTTCACTGATCGGTCAAACGAGTTGGATGAATTATTGAAGGATTCAAAATTACCTTTATGGACGGGTTGTAGTGAATATACCCGATTATCTGCtgtattaaaattattcaacttGAAAGCTGGGAATGGGTGGAGTGACAAGAGCTTTACTGCGTTACTTGAAATATTAAAGGGAATGCTTCCAGATGATAATGAACTTCCGAAGAGTACATATGATGCCAAGAAGATTTTGTGTCCCATGGGTATGGGATATAAAAAGATACATGTTTGCCCTAGCGATTGCATATTGTTTAGGAATGATTACAAAGATTTGCATGAATGTCCAATATGTGGGGCATCTCGTTTTAAAACAAGAGAGAATGTTGCTGGGAAAGTAAGTTTGAAAATTCCACCAGCTAAAGTCATGTGGTATCTTCCAATTCTCTCAAGATTTAAGCGTATGTTTGCTAATCCAAGCGACGCGAAAAACTTAACATGGCATGCAGATCAAAAAATTTCTGATGGCAAGCTTCAACACCCGGCTGATTCTCATCAATGGACAACATTTGATAATGCATTTCCTGAATTTGGTCACGAGCCGAGAAATCTTAGTCTTGGACTTTGTACTGATGGTATGAACCCTCAGTACAACATTTGA
- the LOC116029765 gene encoding uncharacterized protein LOC116029765, whose amino-acid sequence MLFCTINDFPSYGNLSGYSVKGHKACPICEDNTCYHELVHGRKTVYMGHRRFLDKLHPYRRLKKAFNGVQDYTDAPQPLTGIQVYERVDCINDTFGKTQKLKSQRGKRSKSNVDVPSNEKSPWKKKSIFFDLPYWKTLDVRHSIDVMHVEENVCDSLVGTLLDIKGKTKDGLNTRLDLIEMGIRPSLAPRSGDKKTYLPPAAHTLSRKERISFCECLRGVKVPQWYSSNISRLVNIQDLKLVGLKSHDCHALMQQLLPVAVRGILPKKLRYTVIRLCFFFNAICAKVIDLDKLDELQNGIIVTLCQLEMYFPPAFFDIMVHLLVHLVREIRECGPPYLRWMYPFERYMKVLKGYVRNRYRPEASIVESYIAEEVIEFCTEYLAGVEAIGVPKYRHEGRIDGKGHRHPKMHTMSREDVEQVHLYILHNTTHGPSMQVVCYNGYDINGFSFYTKAQDEKRTMQNSGVSLVANSMHFSSSKDKNPVIAELSYYGVIEKIWEVDYMKFRVPVFRCRWVDGKHGVKVDELGFTLVDLNREGHKNEQFIMASQGKQVFYVSDPSDKKLSVVLHGKRQITTDGIEDVDVEEIPPFSSCLLPIIVDNEIDEVHASRDDHNEGIWEH is encoded by the exons ATGCTTTTCTGCACAATCAATGACTTTCCATCTTATGGAAACCTATCTGGATATAGTGTCAAAGGACATAAGGCATGCCCCATATGTGAAGATAATACATGTTATCATGAACTTGTTCATGGCAGAAAGACAGTATACATGGGGCATCGAAGATTTCTAGATAAACTTCACCCTTATCGAAGATTAAAAAAAGCTTTCAATGGGGTACAAGACTATACAGATGCTCCACAACCATTAACTGGGATTCAAGTTTATGAACGCGTAGACTGTATCAATGATACTTTTGGTAAGACTCAAAAACTTAAATCTCAAAGAGGTAAGAGATCAAAATCTAATGTTGATGTACCATCAAATGAGAAGAGTCCAtggaaaaagaaatcaatattctttgatcttcCATATTGGAAGACACTTGATGTCAGACATAGTATTGATGTGATGCATGTTGAGGAAAATGTGTGTGATAGTCTTGTTGGAACTCTTTTAGACATAAAAGGTAAGACTAAAGATGGTCTCAATACTAGATTGGACTTGATTGAAATGGGTATACGACCTTCATTAGCTCCACGCAGTGGTGATAAGAAGACATATTTGCCTCCAGCTGCTCATACTTTGTCAAGAAAGGAGAGAATAAGTTTTTGTGAATGTTTACGTGGAGTGAAGGTACCACAATGGTACTCATCAAATATCAGTAGACTTGTTAATAtccaagatttaaaattggtgGGATTGAAGTCTCATGATTGCCATGCCttaatgcaacaactattgCCAGTGGCTGTTAGAGGCATATTGCCTAAAAAGTTGAGATATACCGTCATCagactttgtttctttttcaatgcAATTTGTGCGAAAGTCATTGATCTAGACAAATTAGATGAATTGCAGAATGGCATTATAGTTACACTGTGTCAGCTAGAGATGTATTTTCCACCTGCGTTTTTTGATATCATGGTTCATTTGCTTGTACATTTGGTGAGAGAGATCAGAGAGTGTGGTCCACCTTATTTGAGGTGGATGTACCCATTTGAAAGGTACATGAAAGTCTTAAAAGGTTATGTGAGGAACCGATATAGGCCAGAAGCATCTATTGTTGAAAGTTATATTGCTGAAGAGGTTATTGAGTTCTGTACTGAATATTTGGCAGGGGTAGAGGCAATTGGTGTTCCAAAGTATCGACATGAAGGAAGAATTGATGGAAAGGGTCATCGACATCCCAAAATGCATACTATGTCCCGTGAAGATGTTGAGCAAGTACACTTATACATCTTGCATAATACAA CTCATGGTCCTAGTATGCAAGTCGTATGTTATAATGGATATGACATTAAcggattttctttttacacaaaAGCTCAAGATGAAAAACGCACTATGCAAAATAGTGGAGTCTCTTTAGTTGCCAATTCAATGCATTTCAGTAGTTCAAAAGATAAAAATCCTGTAATTGCAGAATTGTCATATTATGGTGTGATTGAAAAAATATGGGAGGTTGATTATATGAAGTTCAGGGTCCCGGTGTTCCGATGTAGATGGGTTGATGGCAAACATGGTGTGAAAGTTGATGAGTTAGGATTTACGCTTGTAGATCTTAATCGGGAAGGTCACAAAAATGAGCAATTCATAATGGCATCCCAAGGGAAACAAGTATTTTATGTTAGTGATCCTTCTGATAAAAAATTGTCAGTTGTTCTTCATGGGAAGAGACAAATTACTACAGATGGGATTGAAGACGTTGATGTTGAGGAAATACCGCCATTTTCTTCATGTTTATTGCCGATTATTGTAGATAATGAAATAGATGAAGTGCATGCATCACGGGATGATCATAATGAAGGGATATGGGAGCATTGA